GTTTGCTGTCCTTGTAGACGAGGAAGAACTGGCTGCCGCCGGTGTGCGCCTGGCCGGTGTTGGCCATCGCCACGGTGCCTGCCGGGTAGGTCACGGTGCCGTCGGCGCCCGCCTTGCCCAGCGCGGTCAGATTCTCGTCGGGAATCGTGTAGCCGGGACCGCCGGTGCCGTCGCCCTTCGGGTCGCCGCACTGCAGGACGAAGATGCCCTGTGTGGTCAGCCGGTGGCACTTCGTGCCGTCGAAGAACTTCTTGTCGGCAAGGGACTTGAACGAGTTCGTCGTGTGCGGGGTCTTCGCCGCGTCCATGTTGAACGATATGTCGCCCTGGCTCGTCTTGAGCGACATCGTGTACTTCGCCGTTTTGTCGATCTTCATCGCGGGCTCGGGCTTGGACTCCTCGCTCGCCGAGGGAGAGGGCGCGGCCGAGGCCGACG
This genomic interval from Streptomyces sp. NBC_00464 contains the following:
- a CDS encoding peptidylprolyl isomerase, with protein sequence MVSSDQRRRQLAREKFERQQQRREDARRRTRRLTVVIASAVAVVAVIGGATYFATSGDDDKDSKAGAAASQSPSASAAPSPSASEESKPEPAMKIDKTAKYTMSLKTSQGDISFNMDAAKTPHTTNSFKSLADKKFFDGTKCHRLTTQGIFVLQCGDPKGDGTGGPGYTIPDENLTALGKAGADGTVTYPAGTVAMANTGQAHTGGSQFFLVYKDSKLPPSYTPFGTMDADSLKAVEAIGKAGVTGGAADGAPKKAVDISKAAVDKA